CTATTTTTTCTCCGACCTCAAGTTCGGCTTTCAGTACATCGTATAGCACGGTGATGGCATTGGCCGTATTCAGGTCATCGCTCAAATGTTTGTTGAACTCTTCAAGTAAGGCATGCGCCTTATCCGATACAAGCGGCGTCGCAGCAGACTTATCACCTAGGGCGTTCACTCTTCTGACAAGCTTCTTATAGGCTGACTGAGCCATTTCAAGACTCTCAAAATTGAACACAAGCTGTTTTCTATAGTGGGAGTTTAACACGTAATACCTGTAAGCAAGCGGATCGAACCCTTTTCTTCTTAAGAGGTCGATCGTCAGGAACTCTCCTGAGGACTTACTCATCTTACCGCTTGTGTCGATCAGGAACTCACTATGCCACCAGTATTTCGTCCATGGTTTCCCGGTGTAGCTTTCCGTCTGAGCGATTTCATTCGTATGGTGGACTGGAATATGGTCGATACCGCCACAGTGTATGTCTAGGGATTCGCCAAGATTTTCAAGTGCGATCACAGAACACTCGATGTGCCAACCCGGATATCCGACCCCCCATGGAGATTCCCATTTCATCGCCTGATTATCAAATTTTGATTTTGTGAACCACAGCACGAAATCCTGAGGATTCTTCTTGTGAAGGTCGATTTCGACATCGTCCCTATGGGCCACTTTCAAATCTTCGAGATTAAGTCTCGACAGCACAGTATAATCCGCCACCTTGGATATGTCAAAATAAACATTTCCGTTGGTGAAGTAAGTGTACCCCTTGCTTTCGAGCCCTTTGATAAAATGAATGTACTCTTCTATATAATCTGTAGCTTTCGCTATCGTGTTCGGCTTTTGAATGTTAAGCGCATCGCAATCGGTGAAAAATGCATCCGTATAATACTGGGCTACTTCCCAAACCGTCTTATTTTCACGCTCCGCACCTTTTAGCATCTTGTCTTCACCGT
The window above is part of the Fusibacter sp. A1 genome. Proteins encoded here:
- the cysS gene encoding cysteine--tRNA ligase encodes the protein MKLYNSLSRSIEAFEPYQKDKVSMYTCGPTVYNYAHIGNLRTYIHEDILEKTLSFLGYDVDRVMNITDVGHLESDADDGEDKMLKGAERENKTVWEVAQYYTDAFFTDCDALNIQKPNTIAKATDYIEEYIHFIKGLESKGYTYFTNGNVYFDISKVADYTVLSRLNLEDLKVAHRDDVEIDLHKKNPQDFVLWFTKSKFDNQAMKWESPWGVGYPGWHIECSVIALENLGESLDIHCGGIDHIPVHHTNEIAQTESYTGKPWTKYWWHSEFLIDTSGKMSKSSGEFLTIDLLRRKGFDPLAYRYYVLNSHYRKQLVFNFESLEMAQSAYKKLVRRVNALGDKSAATPLVSDKAHALLEEFNKHLSDDLNTANAITVLYDVLKAELEVGEKIELIKRYDTVLSLGLFTSMKMEESGEDVEWVDELLLKRAQAKLEKNWALADEIRDSLKVKGITIIDKPEGATWTRES